The Alnus glutinosa chromosome 8, dhAlnGlut1.1, whole genome shotgun sequence DNA segment gcatataacaagaaattcataagaataactgcttgattcttttggtgctgcaacctagagagaatgttagaatttttaggctctaggttcaactagcatgttggtcaatttgatcatcttatcaaaaacatctctcttataatttccagaagcataccttaggggagccttggatagtgcacattttcatcgcatggggaaagtaactatccaacTTTTACATGCACATTAAAAACTTGGTAGATATaaagtcataaactctcaatcatatttaagcatagtcaattaatgcacaatgaactgagatatcaggcaaaaatgcaagcaatatctgacatgccaagaaaagaaaaaataaaattcctgcattttctcccccaatattttttatttttttatttttaaaaaaaatgccataTGGAAACAACATCATAAGCAAATAATGCaaaatcaaacctgtgaaggattaaaattgccaatacagaaaaacagtcgcccgacatgctttttctgtcttccccagatagtacctgcaatattctcttaagagaaatagggggcaaacaaCAGTGGTTCCTCATTGCAAAGCAACACAAGATATAACGGTAGAAGAATAAGCAATGCactcaaacctgatgccttaggattatgaaccaaatcctaggcatgaatacCTTCATcgactaggtgagtccattccccctcaaggggtgaatgtcttccttcttcctgacccaagcttgccttcctatgggtggttgttggcaAGATTTCATTTGCTGATTCATCCACtgcatcatgctttgcatccaaataggtagctccttgtagtattgatcatcctCCTTCTTCTGCGACTTTTTAAAGTACTTGGATTTGttggtcttggatttgccactatgattggcaggaacaaatctctactGAGGTCGCTGATGCTAGGGAGCTTGGCGCCGTGGGGCATGATGCCTTGGGTCTTGATGCCaaggagcctgatgccatggtGTCTGATACTGgaccagaggtcttgtgccataatttgcttgtctgggcacttctttcttgacctttgctctttgagctttgagaagggagtactggggtcggacatgctCACTTAatccgcagtgatggcatatgagagatcttctgatggtagGTACCTTCTAAGTAACTGGAGTATCTCCATttattttgtccttccctttatcctcaactgtgggtggaggctcggggactgtaggcttaacaaagacagtcttgaaagtagagggaatatcagaagaaggagctacatacctgggaccagtcttgtcagttgggctcttttggattgatagcatgtgagtcagcttttcatcggtgaccctctccaattgtagctgtgtctctagcagcttctcctctaTCCCCTGTATTTTGAGCAGCAAcaaactcttctcagtctgtaaactgttcagatcatgaatgtgctgcttgcgagcttccctcagcttttcaaacTCTACAGagagggttttataagcctccttgagttcttccccatcttcatcactgtgctctgagtaagaatcttcatcttctacatgcggagccacaaaggctagaaatttctcttgctcaggagcttcttcttcttcagactcatcactgagagtcgcattatatgccttcccatttccctgcttgaggttcccacagcCAGCTTGTATATGCCCacaccctgagcattcaaaacatcttgggcctctgggatctttcttcttagcttcctcaggtttagattctctgggggccttcttcattttttcgaaaaaattcttcttgaacaactcatttctcattaatcttccgaaatttttggccagcattgccacagctttttcttcatcctcagagtcgtctccagatgagacttcaACCTTCTTcgtggaagctttcagggcaatggtcttcatctTTTTGAGtgggggcaaggacagctcataagtttgaagagaacccaccaactcttcaatcttcatctcttccaagtctttgctttcttcaattgtagttaccttgattctgaaacgctcaggcaaagatcttagaattttatggatgagttttacatccgaggcAGTTTTCCCAAGAATcgccattgagtttcttaggtcgctcattttggagtaaaactttctaaatgtctcatcttccaacatcttaatttcttcaaatctagaaatcaacatttgaagtttggcggatttaacaagtttggtgccttcatatgttgtttctaagatttgccacgcttttTTAGCGGATTCAttgtttgagattcttgcgaatttAGATAGTGAAAGCatttgacatagagcatggaaggctttatcattagaaagtcgtgcatttttctcagtgactagttcgagagttgcatccattggcttagtccaactagtttcaacaatattctaacagtaaatagattttaaaaagaatcgcatacgagctttccaatagccatagtttgtatcatcaaaggcaggaacaatattaagattttgagacattgaaataaaacaagaagttaaaaggaaagataacactcaagaattgaatcttaatagagtgtaccaagctctaataccaattgaaaattaaatagacttctaattttaacaagtgtgtgcaatagtgtgcaacaaaatatcaaaatgcgaaatcaaaagagatagatattttgttgatgaagtggaacctcagttaagagaaaaaccactccggggcagccaaacccaggatatccactattcagaagacaagactagttacaaagcagtagcactcacataatcTTATGctgtggttgtaccttgaactctgacgtgtaacccaacacgaacgcctcccaaccaagtcacctacttgaaggggtcttcaatggaatcctttaccttaaggccaacccctaagatagacttcaatttagcacaacaacaacacttggcaatgcTTGAgggagactaactcagcacaataactctaaaatataactttctaagcactaccgaattcaataccgaattcttacaattctcaagcctaggggcctctatttataggctacaggttcaaatgagcgtctggcttgaaatacctaggcgcttTCCAGACagtagacataaggcatccggacggacaactgtgtgatcggctttccaaatttcgctgaaattctttcctgatttaactcgcgtccggacggtgttaccctagcaTCTGGACGATCGTActttagctgcatgcaatttccatatcaaggcttggcgtgTCTGGACCATAGCATctatcgttcggacggttgatctgatgcacgcaatttccatatttgaagcttgagtgtccggaccatgaagactaatgtccgaacgtctggattttgaatgcacgacttgccttatgaatgagcgtgTCCAGAcgagaatccacatcgtccggacggttgcagctgtcttcccatatctgtgtttggaaagaaatctcatgGCTGATCAAACACTGAGTGGCATCCGGaagtgctgctgaaatgtccggacagatgcaagctgtatcagttcgaagcttctcgacatagaggaaggtccagatggaaagttctcgtcgtccggacggatgatgcttggacaattgagcatccggacagaatatcacgtcgtccggacagttgcaaggGAACCGAATTTAATTGCCTTGAAATCCACACAGAgtcttctttgaagaacaaaacagaagtgtagactctggataaagtagcttccctgtataaaagcatcattacataaaagtgattttgtccaacagaatgtagccaattacataCCAACAAGTTTTCATTCCTATGAAACACTATCAATTGGAATAACTTAGCTCACAAAAAGACTTGTGAAATTAATTCTAAATCCTAAGAGGATTGTTAACTCATATGTCAAGTGAATATTACTTTGATGAATTTAGGAGTGAGATCTTTACTGCGATCAAAATCTTTGGTGTGTTGGGTAATAACATGTAGCATCTTTCTAAAGAATGAATCGAAGTCATTTCTTTAAAGGATAAGAGATTTTCCCTTGATGTAGATTTTATGGATTGAATTATTCTCAATATCTGGTTAGGGTAGAGTTactaaaatactttttttttttttgacatgtccacacaagaggggggaggggggattcgaactagtgaccttcgcttcatgaggcgtggtccccagccgattgagctaccatTTGGGGACACTAAAATACTTATGTACATGGTGAAAAGAGTTTTTACAAGTACGAGAATAATAAATCAAATCAGTTACTCAAGGATAAAGAGGTAGAATTAAAGTGACAATATTATTGACTTTAATTCGGCTATAGAAAGTTTCATGCAgaaatcaaaagtcaaatattaaaaattgttcaaggaattaattgaattattaaaaaatataaaatatagtgCAAGtacaattgtttagtggaatcaattggaATTAAATAGTAACTTGTGATAGTCATGAGATGACAAGTGTCACAACCCTATTTGatgctagtttttattttttcctttaggtctcTCACCGTTGTCACCGAGCTAATATAAATTAACCATGttaggctttttatttattgagttGCTTTTGTTTAAAACATGGGTTAGAGAAAAAATAGTGCATGAGATGTATGAATAAAAGACTGGGCTTgaggataaaacccaagcctaAGTCCACAACATAAGAGCCTAGGCTGGGGAACTAGTCCCCAACCCTGGCTGTGTTtttggagcatgtgcaagctaGGGTTTTCACAACCGGCTAAAAAATGTCTCCTCTCCCACTATgctaagtctataaatagagaatcCTGTATCTCTCTCAAAACACACTATTACTTAAGTTCTTCACTACTTACTAAGAGCTTTATATTCTTGAGCACTCTCAGTTATTCTTAGTCATTGGTAAGAAGACTTGAAGGTCTCAACATCCCTAAGGCTACACAGGATTCATATTGGAGGAGCAAGAAGATTTTTCCCAATTGTCAAGTAGTGGCAGTAATACCAAGTAAGTGTTCTTGTGTTcattgtttgtttaatttttaaaatagcaaTGTTCTTCACATGTTCTTCATAAAGTTCGATCTTGGAAtgagaatttttctttttttctctgcGCAATCGTATTTTTGCATCACCATTCCTAACAAACATCAGTACAGAGGAGAAGGCCTGCAATGGCAAACCACTTGCATTTTTCTCTAGGTTGGCTTTTTTAGAGGGTGTGCTGTAGAGTATCGTAGGCCTTGATTTTGGGGTTAATGGAGAGTTCAAATTTGGTTTCACAATGGGTTTCTCACCCTTTTGCACATGCCTAATCACAAGCGCGGTCCAACAACCCACCTTTCTAATACAAATTTTTCATGAAACATAGAAGATGCATCATCCTCCTGACCACAAAAAGGAAAGCATGATATGATGATGATATGTGACAtgatttataatattttcatgATTAGATGTATCAGTATGTAAATTTTGAATGGAACATAACATATGTATATTGTTACAACTGGGATGCATAAAATGTTTTGTGTGGtatttcatgctagacgtatcAATATgcttatgagtttgaatggaatagaacatatgtatattattaTGGCTGGTTCGCATATAATGGTTTAAGTGGTTTCATGCTTAGGTGTACTGGAATACTTGTATTTCACAAAGGCCTGGAATGCTTGCATATGAGTACAACTGGGTTATGATGCTATATGTTTCTTGCTTAGATGTATTCGTATGCTTGTATTTCCTGAAGGTTTGGAAAGCTTGTCTACGAGTATAGCTGAGTCACATACTATATTGAGAAGAGTTAGTGAGTTACATACTACTGAAATCGTGGACTCAttattccacctatacggatgtggtcAACACTACGATCGTATAGATGTAAATATTGTGGATACAGGTACCACAGATGTCGACGAAGACCCTGTGACATTATATTTGGGATACCACGACTAAGACTCTTTACGTCGGTTGTTTGTGTTGGACTTATGGATAGTCCATTTTTTCATAGCTTTTTGATTATGGCAATGTATAACATGTGACTCACTTTTGTATAGCTATTCTTTTGTTACGTAATTAATACATTGTTAAGCTTTAATTACATAGATGGTTAAATGACTTTGTAtgttgtaattattctatttgagTTAATGTTAGAAGTTCCACTGCTACAGGTTTATTCTCTGACATGTTATGCTCATGTTATGAGATATGTTGTATTGATGTTGGCTTATGAATGTTATGCCATTGTGATAAtgcattttgtatatatatatatatatatatatatatatatataaatattgggTCGTCACATGCGCAAATATGGAACACATTGTGTCCTATGCGAAGACCGATCGGGGCCTCTTGAAGGACTTACTGAGGGGGTTATATTACCGAGGGGCTCATTTTATCGAGGTCATTTTACCGATGGCGTTACTATCGAAGGGGGTTACTCTTTTGACTGGGTTACTACTGACAAAGTTACCCAATAACGATCTTTGCCGACAAACTTGTACAATCGGGATTGTACGACAATGTGGCAAATTGTCGAATTGTTGGCAAGCTGGGGTTACGACGGAAATACCATATCGTTAGAACCAAACAATGGGTTCCTTCTAACAACAAACTTCAAGTGGGACATCCCTTACTAGTTGAGCAAGATAACAACCAATCTCCGGCACTAGAAGTACAAGAGGAAATGTATTTTGTATATCACCGACAGGGTCAATGGCAGGAGGCGATATGCCTTCGGGCCTTTCAGTGCCGACGGTATTGGCTAAGATGAGTGATGATTTCCTAGAGTATTAGCTACAACAGGAGCTGAATATGCAACAAGAATCCGACAACCATGTTCAAGGATTTTACCGGCGGGACTTTTAAGGCCGACGATATTGGTTAACATGTACAGTTGGGCATTAGCGTGGATTTCACGAGTGGGACTTTCAGTGCTAGCGGGACTTTCTAACAGCTAGCACGTACATTAATGAACGAAATCTAGGAGATTcgatcaagaaaggaaaggggCTCAATCACAAGATTTCGACCAAAATCATCTCCCAAATCTTTAGGAATTTGTCAATATATtcaaatttcttcctttcagTTAATTAGGCTCTATATTAGTTAGTATTTACCTTTTAAGTTGAATCTTTGCTTCTTGAAAGGATTcattgtcttttaattttagttttccAACTTTAGGAGATTTTCTCATATTTAGGTTTCTAGCAATTAGTTTATTTCCTTTGGAGGCTTTGTATTTTCTACTAGTTAAAGAGACCTCGTTGTATGGAGAAAACAACTTTAGAACTCTGATAATGAATATTTGAGAAATACAtaaatttatgtttgttttcttctctaagCTATTGTTAGTTTTACAGAATTGAAGACgctgttcttcttttctttcatccACGATTCTCGTTCTGCATCAGAACCTGAGCTCCTTCAACATAAGTTTGGAATTAATTCTCTTTGATAATTTTTCGTCATCATCACTAGTGTTTAAATAAACATTTACATTACTGGTTTAATCAAAGGATAAAATGATAAACACATCCTAATAGCAAGAAtaatcaaaattcctaaaatactcttgtatttatttttttaatttttttttaaaaaaatatttcaaagattcaagcatgggtGTTTTTGCAAATtacgttaaattctgaccaacaccttaatcctagcaatttttttttcccctaaaaaacAGGAGGggttttttgagaattttgtagGATTTAATAGCAACTCCTAACAGATTACCCTTTATTAAGACGTTTGGAAACTTTGATACCTTAGTTTGAGTGTTTGGAAGTTCAGTACCCCTAAATCAAAATGACCGATATTTCGGTATCCTTatgtgaagttatcccttaataaaattttaacaaatattaGTCTCAAATTTCTTGTATTTGATCTTTCAAAATCATGGTAGAAATATAGTTTCTGAAAGATATATAAATACAATgtctgaaaaaataataatattttcaaaataatagttctaaatttataaattcatgTGTTGTATTGATGATACGATATAGAGcataatacaatatatataatccCAAATGGTGCAAATtatcaatttgaaagaaatgtttagaaataaaacaaaactttaaaaaacaaaaaattgtagatatttttatttgtatttcaaTTATATTAAGGGCAAATCCCAAAggatgaaaaggaaaaataatttcaaagcAATTGCCATCAAATGAAGAAATTAGTATCGTTTGGAACAAACACATGGCAGCAGCATTAATCTGACATTATATCTCACTTATTCGCACATGTAAAACTATGTTCATTCGAACGATCTGTACTTCATTCGGATAAATGTAactgaattcacataatttctTCAACACAAATAGATCTTTCTCAACATTATGAAACCGAAATGGCACCAACCTATCAATGTCCTTGTAGCTGAGGAAACGACCTAACTATGATATTgcctaattaaatattttatctatCAATAAACAGTGTTGACATAGGTTGTAACACGCCAGTTCCACATTGACCACATGCATTTTACTCTAGAGTTATCTCATTGAGCTATcaatatgaaaaaagaaaaaggaaaaagtaatgGCAGTAGAGCATCCTTCACCAATAATCCCTACAAGAACATGATCCCTTAACAAAATGATGGAACCGGTTTCGATCCCGAATGATGATTTCTCTATCAAATTTATCTGAAACATGCTTCATGAAACTATGGCAATCATGACAAATTCGAAGATTCTTCATGATCCTTATCGTCCTGCTATCCTTATATCTAAGGAGTGCAAAAGCAACGGCCATTTTCTCACTGTGATAACCAAGACTATGCTCCTTATCCTCTTCTTCAATGTCATGTAACACATTACATGTATAGGGAGTATAACCTCCAAGCCTTAAGTTTTCGATTATTGAAACTAAGAATTTCCTAATCTCCTCAGATTGGGGATGCGAACTATCTCCAGAAACAAACTCGTGAATCACTTGGTCAATGTTGATTATACTATAGCCGGGATTTTTGCTGATTCTCTTTTCCCTCATAAAATTCCTCACTCCTTCCTTCTCAACCCATCTACCAACTACACCATACGCATTTGATAAGAGCACATAATCACCATCATGAAAAGGGTCAAGCTCATAGATCCTCTGCTTCACTTTCTCTGCCAGCTCAAGATGGTTATGATTTACACAGGCTCCAAGCAGAGTTCTCCAAACCACAGAATTTGGCTTCATTGGCATTCTTTCCACAAAGTCATAGGCCTCATAAAGCAAGCCTGCCCGGCCAAGGAGATCAACCATGCAACCATAATGCTCAAGCAGTGGTTCCATGTCATACTTTTTTCTAATGCTTTcaaaaaattgccaaccctctTCAACAAGACCACCATGGCTACAAGCAACTAAGACCCCGGTAATAGTGATATGATCCGGGCAGAAGCCAGATTTCTCCATCTCGTAAAAGACCCTCAGAGCTTCTCTACTACGGCCATGCACTGCAAGCCCATTAATCAACGCCGTCCATGTCAATAGGTTTCTAacaggcatttcatcaaacactcgAATCGATTCCTCAATGGACCCACACCTCGAGTACATATTAACAAGCGCAGTACCCAGTGAAACAGAAAGCTCCAGCCCGCTTCTGCGGATAAAAGTATAAACCCACTGACCCAATTCCAACGCCCCTAAGCTTGAAACCGCCGATATTACGCTGAGCATAGTAATCTCATCGGGTTTTATATCCTCGGAGACCGAGAGCTGCATTTGCCGAAACAGGTCCAAAGCTTGAAACCCGAAACCATTGTTCGCAAAGCAAGCAATGATGGACGACCACGAGACCAAGTCCCTCTCGAGCATTTCTTGGAACAGCTTAGAAGCAAGCTGAACAGAACCACAGCGGCCGTAGAAGCTTATCAACGAGTTCTGAACGTAAATGTCAGAATCAAAAGCAAGCTTAATGATGAGTGAGTGAAGGCCTTGACCGAGCTGGAGACGAGCGCAGGCCTTGAGAAGGAATGGGAAAGTGAAGGCGTCGGGCGAGACGGCAGCCAGGCGCATCTGAGAGAAGAGCGAAAGGGCGTGGGAAGGAGAGGAGTGGGCATGGGCTCTGATGAGGGTGTTGTAGGCGAAGATGTCTGGAGAGGGAATGTGGGCGAAGAGGGAGCGAGCGTAAGACAGGCTGTGAGGGGCAGCGGCGGCGCAAGAAAGCAGGAGGCGTCGGAGATAGAGAGGGTCATCGTGAAGGCCGGTCTTGAGGAGAAGAGCGTGCAACTTGTAGATTGCGTCCATGGAAGAAGGCTTGGTCTTGGGACACCCGGATTTCTCATTTGCATAATTCCCATAAGAAATTATGTAGacatatatcatatatcatatatgggTGGGTTACAAGCTGTACAAAAATTCCATGGAATTCACAATCATTCACCTATAGATTGGGCTAAGGTTGTTCTGTCTCTTGGCTTAAGGGATTGGAGGGCTAGCTGGAAGCTTTAGTGCTACTCTATGTGAGTTGAGTTTAGGTGCAGTGGTTATCACCTCTGGTTACAGAGGAACGACATAATTTGGGATATTAAGGATAGAGTTAATTGTAAAGGTAGGTTCAAAGTGTCTACTTCTAATATTGTCATTTGTGAAAACTGGGGCATTGGGTTGGATGTTTCGCACTGATTGCAGAT contains these protein-coding regions:
- the LOC133875828 gene encoding pentatricopeptide repeat-containing protein At4g21065-like encodes the protein MIYVYIISYGNYANEKSGCPKTKPSSMDAIYKLHALLLKTGLHDDPLYLRRLLLSCAAAAPHSLSYARSLFAHIPSPDIFAYNTLIRAHAHSSPSHALSLFSQMRLAAVSPDAFTFPFLLKACARLQLGQGLHSLIIKLAFDSDIYVQNSLISFYGRCGSVQLASKLFQEMLERDLVSWSSIIACFANNGFGFQALDLFRQMQLSVSEDIKPDEITMLSVISAVSSLGALELGQWVYTFIRRSGLELSVSLGTALVNMYSRCGSIEESIRVFDEMPVRNLLTWTALINGLAVHGRSREALRVFYEMEKSGFCPDHITITGVLVACSHGGLVEEGWQFFESIRKKYDMEPLLEHYGCMVDLLGRAGLLYEAYDFVERMPMKPNSVVWRTLLGACVNHNHLELAEKVKQRIYELDPFHDGDYVLLSNAYGVVGRWVEKEGVRNFMREKRISKNPGYSIINIDQVIHEFVSGDSSHPQSEEIRKFLVSIIENLRLGGYTPYTCNVLHDIEEEDKEHSLGYHSEKMAVAFALLRYKDSRTIRIMKNLRICHDCHSFMKHVSDKFDREIIIRDRNRFHHFVKGSCSCRDYW